The DNA window TTTCAGAACTTATTATCAGAATAAGAAATCGATGCCTGAGAACAATTGAGCAAGCAAGTTTGCCGATGTACCAAGAAAAACGATGGAAACGTCATCTATCTCTTGTAAAACAATTTCAATGTCAAAAACGATAGAGCTGAAGTAAGAGAAGTCTTGTTTATTGTCTCTAACTGAGTTAATGACTTCCATAGTATCAGAATAACAACCCGAGCTAAGGCCTTATGTCTCACCCTATTTAACACTTCTCTAATCCCCTCCCCCACTGCATCTGCAAACTTTGCCTCTGCATAACCAGGAGTTATGGCAGCTGCACAGGACTGAGACCATCTGCCAATTCAGAATGTCTAAAACGGAACCATCCAGATTTATTTTGTCCTCTTTTTCTTTGGCTTTGTCCAAACAGCAGCACCGTAACCTTGTCTCAACCCAACTTATGTTTTAGCCTGTAACTTTCCACTTTGCCATTGAGAAAAAATACATGGAGGCTTCATTAACAATTAATGCAGCAGAAGACCAGTGTTTATTCCTCTCATATCCCTTCTTTGGGTAAGtagaaaataaagtaaaactgGGATACTTATGTAAAAGTGCTTAAATTTtcactatttaaaaataattgtagtGCATATTTATGCACTTATTACTTTTGATGTAATTTACATTTTCAGTTGTCATCTATTGCACCTAGCAATTTTGTTCCATCTTATATACTTGGAGGGACATCTTGAATCCTTCTGTGAATGATGTCCGGTATGGCAAAAGAATATAAAACTAAATACTTTCATGACAACATAATACATTAGAAGACATTTCTATGATCACTACTTTTTGTTCATGTGTATGTGGacaattacaaacaaatccactCGTCTGTTTGATAGTGAACTACTTGCTTACAAAACTACAAAAGTGTCttccattttataattttatttcattgaCGCTTTTTCACCAGTGTTTGTAGAGTGTTTCTTATGATGCAGAGCGTTTAAAAGAGTTAAACTTTAGCTTTTTTTATTCTTCTGTGTAGGGAAAGACAACATCAGCATCTAACTCCTGCCATGTGTTCATCACAAATTCAAATTTCTAATAGCTCGTTCCATTTTCACGAGAAACGTAGCGAGCTACTTGAATCGCATACCTGgaacaaaaaacaaacaaagtTGAAGTGATTTTCTTTTTGTAGAAGCTAATATGAAAGTCAAGGAATATGAACATTTTGtgaaattgatttgaaaattcTCTCATGTAAGCAAGTATGCATTGCTTGGTGCAGCAAGGAATGAGCTTGAGGGTAACTTTATTCTTACATCAGCTTGAAGAATTGCTTCTTCCTTCCACTGTATCTTCAACATAGCAGTTTCTTCTCACGCCATTGCCAAATTTGGATTCCCTATCACGAGCTTGTACAGAAACAGATTTTTCTAGATTGACTGTTGAAGTCCTGGGGTGTGGGTGTGTTTATGACTAGCTGATGTGGCCTATTGCATTATTCTTACTGGATTTGTAATCAGGAACATTCACCACAATGATCTACATATATGAAGTTATAGAATCATTATTTTGGTGTTATTGAGTatgttaatttatttcaatatgTATCTACTAGTATATGAAATTTCGTTCTTTCCGCCATAGGAAATGAGAGAAGTGTGCAGGTTATAGATTGTAATAAAGTCTGTTTGCAGTTGCCTctaaatcatttaaaacaagATGAATATGTAAGACAATAAAACTAGCTGTATGTTCAGTATATTGCCTATGAAGGGGAAAACAACCAAAGCCATATTTTATTGGATAGGTTAATTGCTAGTCGAGTCGTAAATGACAATTGTTCTCTGTCCTTCTGTATTTAATTGTGCATAATTACTGTTACGAGAATTAAATCGATTGCTAATGTGGACATAGCTTGGATGGCTAAGACAACTCTAAATGCATCAAAAGGTTGTGGATTCGAACCAGTCTCGGTAACTGAcaaactaacaattgagacttTAAAGAGTCTATTAccattttttgacaaaaaaaaaattaaatcaatttgacattaaatttattttaaaaattgataagcTCGGTCTGAGATTATTTTTTcaaggcttaatggcaaaaaaaactcaaacctttacgacttgttgcaattatatccaaaccttttaatttttataataatattcaaattgcattattttgttgtaataatatccaaattgcactttttatgtgaatttttttgagttttttgccattttttgggacttttactatattattatacatcaaaacataataatagcctaatatcttaattgaaaacaacaagttcaGCCATCAATTTTACTATTATTGTTACAAAAAatgtaatttggatattattgcaacaaaaaaatgcaatttggatattattgcaaaaattaaaaggtttggatataattgcaagaaattgtaaaggtttgggtttttttaccattaggccttttTTCAATTGATTCAATtcaactttaaaattattttcgatGGATTGGTGGTGTAAAGAACCGACTATATAGGTATGATGTTATGCAGATGAGCCTCCTAATCTTACAACAGATCTGTTCTGTTCAAAATCAATTAGAGGATGAGCCTCTTAAGGTTGTTGAAGTTTTAAGTTCAACACAGCAAGACATGCTGAATACAAACGTTGCAAGTCCAATATTAATTTCATTCAGCAAGTCTTAAATCCAATTTTTAACTCCCATTGCATTTACCATTAAACAACTTAATGTATAGAAACTGCGTTATATCTAGTCAAAACGTTTCATAAAATCCAAGTATATAAATGTTATCACATTTACCATGTTATTACCAAATCACAAACAGTACTCTAATCAAATTccactttttaaaattgtaagtGTTCTTGATTCTACAATGGCGTCCAGGTCTTACTGCATTTTCGTTTTGGCTTTTTTCATCATCACAATCAATCAACTAAGCTACGGTGCTCGCCCCCACCTCATGGACACTGAACCACCAACAGAATCCGCTCTGCCTCTACCCCCAAACGGAGAACTATTTCTGGTTCCGTTCACCCCATCCTTTCCACCAATTCCTAGATTAACATTACCACCTCTGCCTCTCATTCCTGAATTCCCTCCATTTTCAACGGATCCCGTCAACTCTTCAAATGAGTGGGACGCTACACCAAATTAGTTCAATTTCAATTACTAAGCAATTTAATCGAATTATTATAATGATCtgttaaaaatgtttttatttcattgatttaatagaataaaattgTCTTGTGAATGTGAACAGGTGAATAGTAACAGCAAGCTTATTAAGAAATTAAAGCAGCTGTGTCGCAAATCCTGTAGTTATTTATTTTTGCCCGTTTAACGAAACGCCTAGCTATTGATAAAAATGCTTATGCGTCAGATACCATAGGCAAATCtctaaatttcaaaaagatTAAAGTTATGCAATCTCAGCCGAAAGATGGTGATTAGTGTTAAATTAATCAAAGTGAACTCagaaactaaattataattgcATCATAGATTGCATAATTAGGAAATGAtctaattttatgaaaataattagaTTAGATTAAAAATGCAAGAGAAATCAGATGGTAGTGCATgtaatttaaaatcatcatTTAGATTACAGATTTATATGGATAACAATCATCATATTTCTGCTTGCATTCaatcttttaatttgaaaataaaaaaaaaatggataatAAATAAGAGAATCAGATATAAAAGAGTCAATCACCACCAAGCATTGAAATGCTTATAAGACTGGGGCGACAAAAAACTATCATCATCTTCTCAATTTcatctcaaaaacaaaaaaataaatacgtAAGAAAAACTATAAGTGGAAGTAGCAGCTGAAATTATGAAGGTGTGATGCTAAATAGGTGTATATAAAGAGGGGAATTAGGGTTTTGAGAAATTAGGGGTTTTTGAGGATAAAAATCGGGCTAAGGCCCAATTTTACTAAACAACTAGGCCTGTTGAACTTGATAATGCTAAGGCCTGATTTTAGTATACAATTGGGCCTGCTGAACTTGATAATGAACACTGGATACTGGTATCCAGAAACGAGGATGATTATTTTCTGCAGGGGAAAGCGACTCGGAAGAAATGGGTCTAGTGTCTTCTATATGGCCCATGTTTGTACTTTGTTCTATATTTACCATATGGAAATTATCATTTTCGAGCAAAGAGAAGGTGATTTATGGCTTCTGGCCGGAAATCAGtgttttttaactatttattttagcGCTTTTTTATTTTGCGAATAAATTGTTCTGGTTTTTGAAGATTTGGTTGTTTTTCCTGagtgtttttatttatattagtttcgcattacgtgctatgcacgtgactcgtaacgtaaTTCGTCAATAAACatactaataaatttattataactgtatcaattttttatttataattaatattaaattagttaagaatttttgtaaaagtaaatataatatatttggctattaaattttttccatactgaatttatttttcttttggttttataataaccataattaaataattaattttattttattaataacatctttaaaaataataagatagaaatttaagtaatattatataatatagatatagatatatatatattgtaattttaacCTATGATATATATTTTGACATTTAAATTGTAATCTCAATTGAATTCCTTATTATCGTAATCTCttgttaaaagaaaaaagatgaagGAAAATCATATCCAATTGTGTTTTGACAAAGTCTCAAGGATATGCATGATTGAGTAATTATCTTTTGCTCTTCAAAATTCCAATTTGGTAGGATATCATTTTCGTTAAAGGATCACTCCAATCAGCTTATCaactaaattatataaatatctatccaaaaaaaaaaaactaaattatataaataacacAAAAAAACAATATTCTCAACTAGGTACAGCGTGAtgaataattcattttttaataaaagattCATGTAATTTAAACATTAGAGTTACtgaatacatttttttaaataaataaatataattataaatatttaaaacttatttaaactaaacacatttttatataaaagaaataattttatgagTTTCTTATCATAAACATTATAGACGATGGAACATTAACTGTATATTACTAAATTTTTGTTATGCTCATGAGAGGttaaatttaatgaatttttaatttatgtcaAAATGAGAAACACGGTTTTTAGAATGTGGGAtgataacaaaaacaaaatttcagAATCAGAAAACAGTTATTATCTACATGTTCCTTATTATCTTTCATCCCCAATATGGGTGATTTTCTCTCCCTATGTGGGTGTTTATTTTCTCTGCTAAACTCCTATATAACACTTATcaataaactttttaaaataactacttaatttaaaaaatacgataacttaattaaaataattatttagttaTTACTTAAGTTTTTAAAACGAAACCTATTTCATAAGAGGGGCCTCTCAATTGGCCCCTCTAGCTCCTATTCTGGGTAGATAAATCGAGAGGACTCCTTCAATATCAggtataattatattaaactattattttatttttacgaaataaatgaaCAGGTACATTTGGGCAATTCTTTCTGGATATTTTTTTCAACCTACGCTACTACATGTTACAATAAACTCACAGGGTACTACTATTATCATATCATTTTTACTATTGATACGTATCTTGATCATCTTTAATATTGTCAATTTATTTTATCGTTCTACCGTTTGTTTAgcaaattatttaaacttttgtttatatatatttgttaaatAAATGTGTATTTGGATGGCTCATATTGTAGCTACAAAgtccacttttttttttgacaatcgaataatctttcattaataataaagagcagttacaTGTGTAAGAATTTAGAAAGGGTATAACCGTTTataatgacctgacatggaacaagatataaaTCTTGATTCGCAGCTcgccttacaaaataaaatcaaaattacataactgctctAACACAATAAGATCCAATCCTTTTCTGTCTAACAGAAAACTCACAAACTCTTtataaaacaacaacaaatctttcatatagaaagaacagcaaaactttcaaaaagaaagacaatcgctgtaaaatagttataaaaaaaaaaactaatataacctataacgatctcatcttcaatcttgaaaggtcttgatccatctctgattttttatttattgaaattgatgcgcctcgtcgatagatttaccaaccaaaatgaaaaagatgaaaaagagtcggtcatttattttattctaaagcaataaaaaagaaatggctaccgtcaatggcaaaaataaaccattgacggcagccgaagcgaaaataagaggagaaacgcttgacggCTAGGGGTGGTCATTcttctatatatttatatattgttatctctggcaaaaaaaaaagtttatggTAAATGGAAACAAGGAGATTGGAACAAAGGAAAAATTGAATTTCGAAAATAgaaaaaactttataaaattttgttatttcaCGCTAAAAATACGGCAAATGTTAAAGCAAAACGACGTCGAAAGAATAGAAGAAAagatttaaattgttgttggaCATATGTGATTACTAACTGTAACACTGGAATGCAGTGAAGTACAGTGAAATAAAGACACTTGGACTAAGTTCACACAACCTATCACCACTTTTAATTTTCCCAAACCctaaaaaaccaaaaacaatCAGAATCCCATCAAAAACCTCTCATTTTCCCTCCTCTATCTCTCTCACCCTAAAAACTCTCTCTATTTCTAGTTAATGCTTCACACCGCCTCATAAAAAATGGCCTCCGCTTGTGTCAACAACATCACCATGTCGCCGGAGAAGTTCCCTCCGGCCACCTTCCCATCCTACGGCTGGTTAAGTCCACGTATCTCCTTCTCCCGTGAAGACGACGCTTCTCCAAAGAAATCTTCCGCCTCCTCCAATGCCACCGCTGTCACCGGTGATCTGTCGGACATTTTAGATCCTGTCGACTTTGAGTTCCGTCTTGACGATTCCGTTACTATGTTGCCTGCTGATGAGCTGTTTGCAGATGGTAAGCTGATGCCGTTACAAGTAACGACGAGTGTTAAGCCTATTGCTAGTGTTAATACTCGTGAGATCAGAGCATCTGAAACGACGCCGGGGAATGTTAATAAGTCTTGCCGGAGACTGGAGATGGAAATTTCAGGTACTGATCCTTATTTGTTTTCTCCTAAAGCGCCTAGATGTTCGAGCCGTTGGAAAGATTTGTTAGGTTTAAAGAAGCTTTACCAGAACGCTAATGCCAAATCCGAAACCAACAAAGCGACGTCGTTATTGTCGTCTTCCTCTTCAGCTTCTTCTAACCCTAAATCACTGAAGCATTTCTTGCATAGAAGCTCTAAATCTTGTAGTGGTAACTCGTCTTCGTTTTTAGATCACTCACTGAGTTCACCTTTGTTGAAGGACTCGGACTGCGAGTCTGTTTCCATTTCTTCGTCAAGATTATCGTTGTCGTCTTCCTCGTCTAGCCATGAGCATGATGATCTCCCCCGGCTCTCTCTTGACTCCGAGAAACCAAACCAGAATTTGAATCCGAGTCCAAACCCGTTTATCCTCAACCGGAATCCGAATCAAAACCCTCCAAGAATGAGACTAGTTAGACCCAGGGCAGAGATAAACAATACTAATGGGAATGGCAATAACGGCAGTAATCCAATTCCAACGGCTGCGAATCGTACGAGTAGGAGCCCGATGCGGTGGGCCACAGCGGGGGAGCAATCAACTGGAGTGACGAGCAGAGGAGCATCAATAGACAGTCCAAGAATGAATTCGTATGGTAAAATAGTGTTTCAAAGCTTGGAGAGAAGCTCAAGCAGTCCAAGTAGCTTCAACGGAGGGCCAAGATTGAAACACAGAGGCATGGAGAGATCATATTCAGCCAATGTAAGAGTCACCCCTGTTCTAAATGTACCCGTTTGTTCACTCAGAGGCAGTTCAAAGTCATTCGGGTTCGGTCAGCTGTTCTCTTCCTCACCACAGAAAAGAGATTCCAGTAGTAGTAATAACGGTAGCAGCAGCATTGGTAACAAAGGACAGCACAGTAATTACACCAGGACTCGCATTGATAAAACAACATAAACAGAAGGGTAACTAgtaacatttttagcattatTCTTAAGTTTTTGTGTTCTGGGTACTAATTTTTTGCtcaaaatttcagttttttttgtcaattaagAAAAAAGGGCAGTTGGGAAAATCTGTGTAAATAATCGGTAGAGGGTCTTTTCGTTCCGTTATGTTTTAACCAAGCTAATTCTGTAGTTTTTGCCTGAGTGAAAGATATGGAATCTCTCTGGTTTTTCTTAGTGGTCACCAGCATTTGTTCAGCACGCGCTTCAATGgagtatattttttgtattagtGTGATCTAATCTAATTCTGGTTTAGTTAATTAAGTTTTATTAGCTTTTCTGTTGTTTAGTGGTGGCGTTTTGGGAAATGCTGCCAAGATTAACAGAAGCGCCAGCTCTTCTGATTAATTTTTTGCATGTCAGTCTGATCCTGAAGCCTTGCCCCCTTCTTTTAAATATCTTAAAcgcaaatatatttttaaaatttaggattTAAGTTGCTGTGTTTTTATAATGTTAagtgatttgttttgtaatgggATGATTGATCTGGGTGAAGATTATGGTCGGTGGACCATGAGTGACCCCGCCTGGATCAAACATATATGGGTCAAGTTCCAAAAATTTATGCTGACTTGGGCAGATTCTCTGCCAGATTCTTtggattttatattaaaaaaactgtTTAACTATTCAATTCATGCCATTACCAATTGGATGTGAAACTGTAGA is part of the Mercurialis annua linkage group LG3, ddMerAnnu1.2, whole genome shotgun sequence genome and encodes:
- the LOC126674921 gene encoding uncharacterized protein LOC126674921, with amino-acid sequence MASACVNNITMSPEKFPPATFPSYGWLSPRISFSREDDASPKKSSASSNATAVTGDLSDILDPVDFEFRLDDSVTMLPADELFADGKLMPLQVTTSVKPIASVNTREIRASETTPGNVNKSCRRLEMEISGTDPYLFSPKAPRCSSRWKDLLGLKKLYQNANAKSETNKATSLLSSSSSASSNPKSLKHFLHRSSKSCSGNSSSFLDHSLSSPLLKDSDCESVSISSSRLSLSSSSSSHEHDDLPRLSLDSEKPNQNLNPSPNPFILNRNPNQNPPRMRLVRPRAEINNTNGNGNNGSNPIPTAANRTSRSPMRWATAGEQSTGVTSRGASIDSPRMNSYGKIVFQSLERSSSSPSSFNGGPRLKHRGMERSYSANVRVTPVLNVPVCSLRGSSKSFGFGQLFSSSPQKRDSSSSNNGSSSIGNKGQHSNYTRTRIDKTT